In a single window of the Leptospira sanjuanensis genome:
- the sppA gene encoding signal peptide peptidase SppA, whose translation MERNRLALAITFVLTILSVLIGLVNISLATTTSKYSRTTGGTFFSTAPIGAALIKIEGEIHSGHSTFESTGSESILQKLRDIEGNPNIKGILIEINSPGGTVGASQEVYNELMRLRKTRKIVVSMKDMAASGGYYIAASADKIFALSGTITGSIGVIAMAPNIKGLLDRYGVKMKVYKEGKYKDSLSLFRDSTSEEDEMIQKMLSDTYNEFVQDVAKGRNQTVKSVQNLAEGRIYSGQDAFRNKLVDEIGGRKEALEELSRLCQYDGEIPLYEEEESPFDRLFMMLGSKMNSFSGEKIFFKEFKNSPVLVILPQAIR comes from the coding sequence GTGGAAAGAAACCGCCTTGCATTAGCAATTACATTCGTATTAACCATTTTGTCCGTTCTCATCGGACTTGTGAACATCTCACTCGCGACTACGACCTCGAAATACTCCCGAACCACAGGAGGAACCTTCTTCAGTACGGCTCCGATCGGCGCGGCGTTGATCAAAATCGAAGGGGAGATTCATTCCGGACATTCCACCTTCGAATCGACGGGCTCCGAAAGTATTCTCCAGAAGCTGCGGGATATAGAAGGAAATCCGAATATTAAAGGAATCTTAATCGAAATCAATTCACCCGGCGGAACGGTCGGAGCTTCTCAGGAAGTTTACAACGAATTGATGCGTCTCCGCAAAACGAGAAAGATCGTCGTGTCGATGAAGGACATGGCGGCTTCGGGCGGATATTATATCGCCGCTTCCGCGGATAAAATCTTCGCGTTATCCGGAACGATCACCGGATCGATCGGTGTGATCGCGATGGCTCCGAACATCAAAGGACTTCTGGATCGTTACGGAGTGAAGATGAAAGTCTACAAGGAAGGAAAGTATAAGGATTCCTTGTCCTTGTTTCGCGATTCCACTTCCGAAGAAGACGAGATGATCCAGAAGATGCTTTCCGACACGTACAACGAATTCGTGCAGGACGTCGCCAAAGGAAGAAATCAAACCGTAAAGTCCGTACAAAATCTTGCGGAAGGACGCATCTATTCCGGGCAAGACGCGTTCCGCAATAAACTCGTGGATGAAATCGGAGGGAGAAAAGAAGCCCTCGAAGAATTATCCAGACTTTGTCAATACGACGGAGAAATCCCTCTTTACGAAGAGGAAGAATCTCCGTTCGACAGATTGTTTATGATGCTCGGTTCCAAGATGAATTCCTTTTCGGGCGAAAAGATCTTCTTCAAAGAATTTAAGAATTCTCCCGTGCTTGTGATTCTTCCTCAGGCGATCAGGTAA